A window from Pongo abelii isolate AG06213 chromosome 6, NHGRI_mPonAbe1-v2.0_pri, whole genome shotgun sequence encodes these proteins:
- the LOC129060564 gene encoding S-phase kinase-associated protein 1-like, protein MSLKSERGGIHVHQSDLLCKKGCGYYGNPAWQGFCSKCWGEEYHKARQKEIQEDWELAERLQREEEEAFASSQSSQGAQSLTFSKFEEKPTRRPARALHWVTPQMLCVPVNEDIPEVSDTVVKAITALISLLLAVSLTPNTVPSIKLQSSDGEIFEVDVEIAKQSVTIKTMLEDLGMDDEGDDPVPLPNVNAAVVKKVIQWCTHHKDDPPPAEDDENKEKQTDDIPVWDQEFLKVAQGTLFELILAANYLDIKGLLDVTCKTIANMIKGRTPEEIRRTFNTKNDFTEEEEAQVRKENQWCEEK, encoded by the exons ATGAGCCTTAAGTCTGAACGCGGAGGAATTCATGTGCATCAGTCGGACCTCCTGTGCAAGAAAGGATGTGGTTACTACGGCAACCCTGCCTGGCAGGGTTTCTGCTCCAAGTGCTGGGGGGAAGAGTACCACAAAGCTAGGCAGAAGGAGATTCAGGAGGACTGGGAGCTGGCGGAGCG ACTCCAGCGGGAAGAAGAAGAGGCCTTTGCCAGCAGTCAGAGCAGCCAAGGGGCCCAATCCCTCACATTCTCCAAGTTTGAAGAAAAACCAACGAGAAGACCCGCAAG AGCCCTGCACTGGGTTACGCCTCAGATGCTGTGTGTCCCTGTTAATGAAGACATCCCAGAAGTGTCTGATACGGTGGTGAAGGCGATCACAG CTCTCATCAGCCTCCTGCTGGCCGTCTCCTTAACACCAAACACTGTGCCTTCAATTAAGTTGCAGAGTTCTGATGGAGAGATATTTGAAGTTGATGTGGAGATTGCCAAACAATCTGTGACTATCAAGACCATGTTGGAAGATTTGGGAATGGATGATGAAGGAGATGACCCAGTTCCTCTACCAAATGTGAATGCAGCAGTAGTAAAAAAGGTCATTCAGTGGTGCACCCACCACAAGGATGACCCTCCTCCCGCTGAAGAtgatgagaacaaagaaaagcaaacagacGATATCCCTGTTTGGGACCAAGAATTCCTGAAAGTTGCCCAAGGAACACTTTTTGAACTCATTCTGGCTGCAAACTACTTAGACATCAAAGGTTTGCTTGATGTTACATGCAAGACTATTGCCAATATGATCAAGGGGAGAACTCCTGAGGAGATTCGCAGGACCTTCAATACCAAAAATGACTTTACTGAAGAGGAGGAAGCCCAGGTGCGCAAAGAGAACCAGTGGTGTGAAGAGAAGTGA